GCGAACGTCGGCACGATCCTGACCGTGACGTCGCTCCGCTCGGACGTCGACATCATCGCGCTCACCGACGACAGCGATATGCGGGACGTCCTCGTCGACGCGGGGGCCGACACCGTGCTCTCGCCGCACGGCGTCCTCGGGCACCGGCTCGCGGAGAAGGCGGTCTCCTCGCTCGGGACGGACCTCTCGGACACGGTCGATCTCGGCGGCGACCTCGAGATCTCCGAGGTGCCGGTGGGCCACGGGAGCCGGCTGATCGGCACGCGGCTGCGGAACTCCGGGATCAGAGAGGAGACGGGCGCGACCGTCCTCGCCGCCTGGATCGACGGTGAGCTCCAGCTGCCGCCGGATCCGGACGCGGTCATCCGCCCGAACACGGTCCTGCTCGTCTCGGGCGGGCACGAGGAGCTGACGGCGCTGAGCGAGTTCACCCGGCCGGTGCGCTCGTTCGGCCGCCACGAGCGGATCCTCGTCGCCGGCTTCGGCGAGGTCGGCCAGGCGGCGCGGTCGCGCGTCCGCGAGGCGGGCATCGAGACGGTGACGATCGACCGCGAGGCGGGCGCGGGCGTCGACGTCGTCGGCGACGCCACCGCGAAGGCGACGCTCCGCGAGGCGGGCATCGAGTCGGCCGACGCGATCATCGTCGGCCTCCCGGACGACGCCGCGGCGCTGCTGACGACGGTGGTCGCGCGGTCGCTCAACCCCGACGTCGAGATCCTCGTGCGGATGACAGATACCGACGCGATCCGGAAGGCGCTGAACGGCGGCGCCGACTACGTGCTCTCGGTCCCGCGGGTGAGCGCCCGGATGGTCGCCCGGGAGCTGGGCGGCGAGGACGTGCTCGCGCCCGCCAGCCAGATCCGGCTCGTCCGCGTGTCCGCGGCGCCGTTCGCCGGGCAGACGCTCGCCGGGTCCGGGATCTACGAGCGGACGGGCTGTCGGGTCGTCGCCGTCGAAGACGAATCGGGCCTCTCGAGCACGGTCGATCCGAACCGGACCTTCTCGGGCGAGGAGCGGCTCGTCATCGTCGGCTCGGACGAGTCGATCCGGCAGTTCCACGGGCGGTTCGACGTGCCGACGACGGAGTCCTGACGGGGAGGGAAGCCGGATTTCAGCGGGCGGTGCGGTCGGGCGCGGGCGTCCCGCCGTCGGTCTCCGCGTCCGGTTCGGCTTCCGTTTCGGTTTCGGCGTCCTCCGGAGCCCGCACGGTCATCACCGGCACGTCCGACGAGCGGACGACCTTCTCGGCGACGCTGCCGAGGAGGAACCGCCCGACGCCGGTCCGGCCGTGGGTCCCCATCACGATCAGGTCGACCCCGTGGTCCGACGCGTGGTCGATGATCTCGCGGTGGGCGATCCCGTTCGCGACCGCGGTCTCGGCGTCCACGCCGGCCTCGGCGGCCCTTTCGGCGACGGCGTCGACCGCCTCCTGACCCTCCTCGCCGAGCGCCTCCGCGACGATCTCCGATCCCATCTCGAGCGAGGCGTACGCGCCCGTATCGACGACGTACAGGGCGTACAGGGTCGCGTCGTACTGCGTCGCGAGTTCGATGGCGTGGTCGACGGCGCCCGCGGTGGCGACGCTCCCGTCGGTCGGCACGAGGATTCGGTCGTACATCGTTCTACGTGAACGTACGGCACCCGGGGTTTAGAAGGTACCCCGCCGGTCGGCCGCTCGGCCGTCACTCGCTCGCGGGCTCATTCGTCGTCGCTCGCGGACTCACTCCTCGTCGGACTCCGGCACCGCGGGCTCGTAGGCGCCGGGCGCGTCCGCGGGCGTCACCGCCTCGGGGTCGTCGCCGCGGAACCGCAGGATCGCCGCCTCGCAGGCCTGGAGCCCGTCGACGCGCTCGGTGTCGGCGTCGAGGTCGACGGTCTCGACGACCGTCCAGCCGTCCGCCTCGCCGTCGAGCGCGAGCCCCTTCACCCACGACTCGGTGGCGACGAGGAGGCCCGTGACGCGGCCCTCGTCTTCGATCGGGACGGCCAGGTCCAGCGCGTCGGCCGAATTGAGCTGGAGCAGTTCCTCGGGATCGAGCGGGCGGGGCGGCAGCGACTCGACGACGGACATACCGTCGCTGGGGCGAGCGGGCGCTTGGGCGTTGCGGATCGGCCCGGCCCCCGGCGTCGATCACAAAGCTTCTATCGGCCCGGCCCCCGGCGTCGATCACAAAGCTTCTATCGGCCCGGGAGCGAGGGGTGCCTATGTCGCCCGAGGCCGACGCCGGGAACGCGGCCGGAAGCGACGGGACGCCGGCGCCGTCGGGCGCTCGCCTCTCCGTCGCCGGCGTCGGATTCCGTCGGGACCGCGTGCTCGCGGCCGTGCTGGCGATCGCGGCCGTCGGGCTGTGTTTCAGACTCGTCGCGCTCGGGGCCCGGCCGTTCCACTGGGACGAGGCCCGCGTCGGCTACTGGACGCTCCGCTACCTCGATACGGGCGCGTTCCAGTACCGCCCCGTCGCCGGCGGGCCGCTGCTCTATCACCTCGGCCGAGCGTCGTTCGCCCTCCTCGGCGCCTCGGAGTTCACCGCGCGCCTCCCGGTCGCGGTCGTCGGCGCGGGCCTGCCGCTCGCTGCGCTGCTCTTCCGGGACCGCCTCAACGACGCCGAGACGGTCGCGCTCGCGCTCGTGCTGGCGTTCCAGCCGCTGGTGCTCTACTACGGTCGGTTCCTCCGCGGCGATGTCCTCCTCGCGGTCTTCGGCCTCGTCGCGGTCGGATTCGCGATCCGAGCGTGGGACCGCGGGAGCCGCCGGGACGCCTACGCCGCCGCCCTCGCGATCCCGCTCGCCGCGTCGGCGTCGGGGTTCGTCGCGGGCTATCTGCTCTGCGGACTGGGCGCGTGGCTCCTCGTCGTCGACCAGCGGAGCGTCGCCGCCGACGGCGGACGGAGCGCCCGCGCGACCCTGGCCGCGGTCCGAGGCCGACTCACCGGAACCGTGACGTCGGCCGCCCGCGCCGCCCTGCTCTCGGTCGGGACCGCCGTCTTCCTCTTCGCGCCCCGGGCGGGTCCCGGCGTCGAGCGGGGGCTCTACGCTCCCGCCGATTTCCCGTACGCGATCTACGAGGGCACCGTCGGCGCGCTCTGGCGGTTCGTCGGCGTCCGCCTCGTGAACCGCGCGCCCGACGGCACCCACGCCTTCCTCCCGTTCGTCCGCGACGCCGCCGCGCTCCTCGTCGCGGTCGCGCTCCCCGTGCTCGTCGCCGGCGTCGCGGTCACCTTCCTCGCGCGCTACGCGTCGCCCTCGCGACGCCGCCCGCTGATCGAGGGCGCCGGCTACTGGGGGCTCCTGGCGCTCTTCGTCTTCCCGACGCTCGCGGAGGTGTCGGCGCCGTGGACGCTCGTCCACGTCGTCGTCCCGTTGTCGCTCCCCGCGAGCGTCGGCTTCGTCGCGCTCGCCCGGCGCGGGATCGACGCCGTCCCCCGATCGCTCGGCGGCGCCGCGGCCGTCGACGTCGGCACCGCGGTCGCCGTCGCGCTCGCCTTCCTCGCGGTCGGCGCGCAGGTCGGCGCCGTCACCGCCGGCGGCGTGTACGGCCCCGCGGACCGCTCGAACCGCCTCGCGCAGTTCGCCCAGCCCAGCGACGACCTCGAACCGATCGAGGCCGCCGCGCGGGCCGCCGCCGACGAAAACCGGTCGACGGCCGAGGTCGTCTACGTCGGCGAGTCGTTCCACCTGCTCGACGACGCGATGCTGCGCCCGCCGGTCGGCGACGCCTGGGGCGCGCGGCTGCCCTTGCCGTGGTACGTCGCGGTCGCGGGCGCGGACGCGACGAGCGCCCCGAGCGTCTCGGCCTTCGCCGAGCGGTACGGCAACGGGAGCGCGCCGCCGATCGTCGTCGCCGATCCGGCAGCGCGGGCGGCGCTCGCGGACCGCCTCGGCGACGGGTACGAGGCGACGGTCTATCGGCTCGGCCTCTGGAACCGCGAGGTCGTCGTCTTCACGCGGCGTGCGGCGGTTCGGGACCGTCGTCTTCGCGGCGCAGGAACGACCGAACCTATTTTGCCCCGACCGAGCGGAGGGTGAGTATGGACCGTGAGATCCGGGTGTTGTTCGTCGGGGGCGACGGCCGCGGGTCGACTGCGGCATCGCTCGCGACGGCCGACGACCGATTCGCGGTCGTCACCGAGTCCCGCTCCGGGGACGCGCTCGACCGACTCGCCGGCGACGGCCCGATCGACTGCGTCGTCTCGGCCCAGGTCCTCCCCGAGACCGACGGGCTGGCGTTCCTGGAGCGCGTCCGCGACGCCCACCCGGACCTGCCCGTCGTCCTCCTCGCGGCCGACGGCAGCGAGTCGCTCGCCAGCGACGCGATCGCCGCCGGCGTCACCGACTACGTGCCGCGCGGGGACGGGGCGATCGACCGGCTCGCCGACCGCATCCCGGAGGCCGTCGCGCGGTACCGCGAGACGCGCCGGGCGTCGACCCGCGAACGGCTGATCGACGCGGCCGACGCCGGCACGTTCCGAGCCGCCCCCGACGGGCGGATCCTCGACGCCGACGACGAGCTCGCCGGGCTCTCGGGCGCGGACTCCGCGGCCGATCTCGTCGGCCGCTCGATCGGCGACCTCTGCCCGGAGACGGTCATCTGCGACCGCCTGGACGACGACGAGACCGCGTTCTCCGAGGAGGCGGTCCCGTTCCGGACGCTCGACGGCGACGAGCGGTGGGCGGCGCTCACCGTCTGCCGGACCGAGACCCCCGAGGGCGTCCGCATCGAGGGGCTCGTCCGCGACGTGACCGCCCGCAGGGAACGCGACCGCGACCTCCGGCTCTTCCGGGAGGCGATCGAGGCCTCCGGTCACTCGGTGTACTTCACCGACCGCGACGGCACGATCACCTACGTGAACCCGGCGTTCGAGGCGACTACCGGCTACGCGGCGTCGGAGGCGATCGGCCAGACGCCGCGGATCCTCAAATCGGAGGTCCACGACCGGGACTTCTACGAGCGGCTGTGGGATACGATCCTCTCGGGCGACGTCTGGCGGAACGAGATCGTGAACAAGACCAAGTCCGGCCGGCAGTACGTCGTCGATCAGACGATCGCGCCCGTCGAGGGGGACTCGGGGAAGATCGAACGCTTCGTCGCCGTCAACGCCGACATCACCCAACAGAAGGCCCGCGAGGAACAGCTCGACCGGAGCCGGGAGCGCCTCCGGGCGCTCTTCGAGCACTCGCCGGACGCGGTCCTCGTCCACACCCTCGACGGGTCCATCGTCGACGTCAACCGACAGGCCGTCGAGAGCCTCGGCTACGGCCGCCAGGAACTGCTCTCGATGAACGTCACCGAGATCGAGGCCCACCACGACCCCGAGACGCTCCGGAAGACCTGGGAGCGCGTCGCGGCCGGCGAGCGCGTGGAGGCGACCGCGCGGCACCGCCGGGCCGACGGGTCGACGTTCCCCACGGAGGTGTGGCTCACCAAGATCGAACTCGACGAGGAGCCCCGCATCGTCGCGTTCAGCCGCGACGTCACGGAGCGCCACGAGTACGAGGAGGAGCTCCAGCGGCAGATCGACCGCCTCGAACAGTTCGCCACGGTCGTCAGCCACGACCTCCGAAACCCGCTCAACGTCGCCACCGGGCGCTTGGACCTCCTCCGCGAGGAGGTCGAAAGCGACCACCTCGACGTCGCGGTCGACGCGCTGGATCGGATGGAAGAGCTGATCGAGGACCTGCTGGTCCTGGCCCGCGAGGGCGGACAGGCGACAGATGCCGACGCGATCGACCTCGCCGGCCTGGCGGGCGACTGCTGGCGGACCGTCTCGACGGCCGAGGCGACGCTCGATATCCGGACCGACGAGCGGATACGGGCGGACCGCCCCCGGCTCCAGCAGCTGCTGGAGAACCTGATCCGAAACGCCATCGAACACGGCGGCAGCGACATCACGCTGACGGTCGGCGACCTCCCCGGGGGCTTCTACGTCGAAGACGACGGTCCCGGGATCCCGCCCGACGAGCGCGAGCACGTCTTCGAGACGGGCTACTCGACCGCCGAGGAGGGCACCGGACTCGGCCTGAACATCGTCCGACAGGTCGCCGAGGCCCACGGCTGGGACGTCACGATCACAGAGAGCGGCGCGGGCGGCGCCCGCTTCGAGATCACGGGCGTCGAGACGTTCGAGAAGACGGCCGAATCGGACCCGGTGTAGCCGTCAGCGGAAGCCCATCGCTTCGATCTGTTCTTGGTACCGATTCCGGATGGTGACCTCGGTGACCTGGGCGACGTCCGCCACTTCGCGCTGGGTCTTCTTCTCGTTGCACAACAGTGAGGCCGCGTAGATGGCCGCGGCGGCGAAGCCCGTCGGCGACTTCCCCGACAGCAGACCCTGGTCGGCGGAGACGTCGATGATCTCCGTCGCCTTCGACTGGACCTCCTCGCTCAGGCCGAGCGCCGACGCGAAGCGCGGGACGAACTGCTTGGGGTCGACCGGCTTCAGTTCGAGGCCGAGCTCCTGGGAGATGTAGCGGTACGTCCGGCCGATCTCCTTTTGGGGGACCCGGGAGACCTCCGCGACCTCGTCGAGCGAGCGGGGGATGCCCTCCTGGCGGCAGGCCGCATACAGCGCGGAGGTGGCGACGCCCTCGATCGAGCGGCCGCGGATCAGGTCCTCGTTGAGCGCGCGTCGGTAGATCACCGAGGCAACCTCCCGTACCGATCGCGGGACGCCGAGCGCCGAGGCCATCCGGTCGATCTCGGAGAGCGCGAACTGGAGGTTTCGCTCGCCCGCGTCCTTCGTCCGAATGCGTTCCTGCCACTTCCGCAGGCGGTGCATCTGCGAGCGCTTTTCGGAGGAGAGCGAGCGGCCGTAGGCGTCCTTGTCCTTCCAGTCGATCGTCGTCGTCAGGCCGCGGTCGTGCATCGTCTCGGTGATCGGCGCGCCGACGCGGGACTTCGACTGCCGCTCGGAGTGGTTGAACGCCCGCCACTCGGGCCCGCGGTCGATCTGCTGCTCGTCCAAGACCAGCCCGCAGTCGTCACACACCAACTCCCCCTGGTCGGCGTCGGTGACGATGTTCGACGACTCGCACTCCGGACAGACGAGCTGTTCGTCGCTCGTCTGCTCGGATTCCTGCTCACGCTGGCGCTGGCGACGCGAACGTTCCATTATAAGGTTTGTGGTGAAGGGTCAATTTAAACCTTTGTGACGTAATTTTTATACTATGCCGTTTCGGGCCCAAAGTAGTATACGGTTCCGTCGCCCAGTGGGAACCGATGCGTTCCGCGACGGCGCTCGTTTTCGTAGTTGTCCTCGCCGCCGGCTGCCTCGGAACCGCGCCCGCGCCCGACTCCACGGCCACCGACGCCGGCGCCTCGTCGGTGTCGGGCGACGCCGTCCACGTCACCGTCGTGGAGGTCGTCGACGGCGACACCGTCGACGTGGCGTACCCGAACGGGACCCGCGACACCGTCCGGCTGTTGGGCGTCGACACGCCAGAGACCCACGGCGAGAACACGCCCGGCGAGTTCGAGGGCGTCCCGGAGACGGCCGACGGCCGCGAGTGCCTCGCCCGAGCGGGCGAACGCGCCTCCGCGTACGCGAGAGACCGGCTGGCGGGCGAGACCGTCGCGCTGCGCTTCGACGAGCGCGCCGACCGCCGGGGGTACTACGGGCGGCTCCTGGCGTACGTCGTCGTCGACGGCGAGTCGTTCAACCACGCGCTCCTCCGCGAGGGTCACGCCCGCGTGTACGACAGCACCTTTACCGAACGTGAACGCTACGAGGCGACCGAGGCCGACGCGCGAGCGGCCCATCGCGGCCTGTGGGCCTGCGCGGATCCCGACGCGCTCGCGACGACGACCGCCCCGGCGACCGCCACCGCGACCCCGCTGGCCGACGGCGGGAGCGGCCCGCTGGAGGTCGTCGAGGTCCACGCCGACGCCGCGGGCAACGACCACGAGAACCTCGACGACGAGTATGTCACGTTCCGCAACGCGGGCGAGGCCGCGCTGGACCTCTCTGGCTGGACCGTCGCCGACGCCGCGGGACACACCTACACCGTTCCCGACGGCACGGTTCTCGATCCCGGCGCGGAACTGACGCTGCGGACCGGAAGCGGCACCGACACGGAGACGACGCTCTACTGGGGCGCCGACGGCGCGGTCTGGAACAACGGCGGCGACGAGGTCGTCGTCCGCGACGACGACGGATCGGTGGTGCTCCGATACGCGTACTGACGAGCGCCGGCGGAGCGGATTACCGCCCGTTTTCGAGAAGGCTTTTTGTATTATCGGAAGGAATCTCACGGTGATGCGATCGACCGCCGAGCCGTCGGACCGCTGCCGCGAGACCGCGCCGCGAGGGGGGTGGCCCTGATGGCGACGAAGTCCGCCCTGGAGACCCAACTGGCCGTCGTCGCCGGCTTCGAGGACCCCCGCGCGGACTTAGAGCAGTACCCGACGCCGCCGGAGCTCGCCGCCCACGTGGTCCACATCGCGGACCTGAACGGCGACGTCGAGGACCGGCCGGTGATCGACCTCGGCACCGGGACGGGGATGCTGGCGCTCGGGGCCGCCCTCCGCGGGCCGTCCCGCGTCGTCGGCGTCGACATCGACCGCGCGGCCCTGGAGACGGCCGTCGAGAACCGTCTCCGGGTCGGGACGACCACCCCCATCGACTGGGTCCACGCCGACGCGACCCGCGCGCCGCTCCGTCCCGGGGGGCCGACCACGGTGCTGATGAACCCCCCGTTCGGCGCGCAGAACGGCAACGAGCACGCGGACCGGGCGTTCCTGGAGACCGCGGCGGACCTGGCCGAGGTGTCGTACTCGGTCCACAACGCCGGCTCGGAGTCGTTCGTCGAAGCCTTCGCCGCCGACCGGGGCGGGACGGTGACCCACGCGTTCCGGGCGACCCTCGACGTCGACCGGCAGTTCGACTTCCACGACTCGGAATCGAAGGCGATCGAGACCGAGGTCTACCGGATCGAGTGGGCGGACGAGGGCCGATAATGATTACTCGTAGGTCTCCTTCGCGAGCAGTCGGAGACGCGTCTGCCCGTAGGAGACGTAGACGTCCGAGCGGTTCCGGCGGAACGTCAGTCCGTTGACCGTCACCGACTCGTTCTCGGCCGGCATCCCGGCGCTCAGCGTGTTGTTCCCGCCGCTGACCAGGATGTAGTACTGGTCCGTCTCGGGGACCACGGTGACGTTCCGCCCCGCGAGCGTGGGGCCCGCGCGGACGGGATCGGACGTGTAGACGATGCGGCCCGACTCCCGGTCGCCGAGCGCGACCCGGTAGGCGGTGCCGTTGCCGAGGACGTTCCAGCCGTCGCGCTGGGCGTACACCGTCTCGCGCCAGCCGACGCCGCCGACCCGGACCGCCGTCTGTCCGGTGAAGGCCAACCGCCCCTTCGGCACCGCCGTCGTCCAGATGCCGCGGCGCTCGCTGCGGACGATCACCCCCGAGGTGTTGACCGCGGTGGTCTCGCCGAACGCCTCGACGTCGACGGCCGAGACGAGGCCGTTCCGGACGTCTTCGGCGTAGGTCACCTCGTAGTCCTGGACCGAGATCTCCTCGCCCGGCAGCTCGCCCTCGCCGGCGGTGAAGAGGTTCGCCGGCACCGAGGGGCCCGCCAGCGCGGCCGTCACGAGCAGGAGCACGCCGAGGGCGACGTGCCAGCGCTCGACCGTCCCGCTGTCGACGCCGAGGTCCCACGCGAAGAGCGGGTCGTCGCGGGCGACGACGGCCGAGGCGACGACGAGCGCGAGCAGGGCGACGAGCGCGACGCCGACCGCGCGGTAGAGGACGTACGTCTCGCCGCCGCGGTACCAGTAGACGGCCCACATCGACTGCTCGATCGCGAAGAGCACGGTCCCGAGCCAGAGCCGCCGGGCGCTCGGCCGCTCGCTTGCCGGGCGCGTCCGGACCACCGCGAGACCGACCAACACGCCGAGGAGCAGGCCGAGCGCGTGGCCCTGGATGGCGATGTCGGCCCACCACGGCGAGACGTACGCCGGCCGGCCGCTCGCCGTCAGCACGGGCGTCCGGAGCGCGTTGTACAGCAGTCGGAGCGCCCCGCCGGCCGCCAGCGCCACCACGGTCCCGATCGGATAGGCGACGAGCGCGGCGCCCGCGAACGCGAAGACGACGCCCGAGAAGCCGATGATCGGGCCGATCGCGAACACCGACGTCAGGAGGCCGACGACGAGCACCGCGAGCGGAAAGACGAGGAAGGCGCGGACGAAGGGGTTCGTCCGGAGAGACGAAAACGACTGCGAGCCGCGTTCCCGCGGGAAGTGCCCCCACGCGTACTCAGCCAGCGGTGCGAGCGTCAGCGTCCCGACGAGGTTGCCGATCAGGTGCGCCGGGCCGTTGTGGGAGAAGGCCGCGGTCAGGAGCCCCAGCGGGTAGAAATACGACCACGCGCGGAACGGGATCGTGACCGGCGAGTACCAGTACTGAAAGCCGCTCTGTGCGAAGAGATACACCCCGAGGACCGCCGTCGCCGAGACGAGCGTGCCCCACGGGAGGCCGAGGACGAACCGCTTACGGAGCGGCGCGCCCAGGTCGCTGCCGCGTTCCAGTCGGAGGAGGCCGAAGAGGGAGAGCGCGATCGCGACCACCACCGCGACGCGAAAGAGGAGATCGACGGGTGGGACGTCCATCGTACGTACGACGTTGGCGCGGAGTCATAAGAACTGTTGTAACCGCCGCCCGACGGTCGTGTCACCGACCCGACCCTCGACACGACAGCGACAGCCGTTCCCGCCCAGTCGGCCCGGCGGTTCGGATGTCTCCGCCACCGACCCGCTTCGCTCATTCGGGGAGCCGTCCGATCGCGAGACCGAGTCAGATCTTGCTCTCGGCGTCCTTGGCGAGTTCCTTCATCCGCTTGCCGACGCGGCCCGCGTTCGAGAACTCGTCGTCGCTCATCGCCGTCGCCAGGGCGTTACCCAACACGAAGACGGCGTGTTTGTGCTCGCTCTTGGACTTGTGGACGTGCGAGGGGTCGACCTCGAGTTCCTCGTACTCGGCGAAGATCTCCTCGTCGACGTCCTCGCGACCGGCGAAGTTGTCCTTGATGATGACCATCTGTTCGTGTAGTTCCAAGAGCTCGTCTTTGTGCATAGACGTGGATACGCGAGAGGCCGTGTTAAGGATTATTGGTGGCTTCTGACACGGGTATATATATGGATGCCGATCGACTCCGCGGCGGAGCCGGACTGGGAGGGCAAGAAAACAGCGTGCGTCGAGCGGTCAGAAGACG
This is a stretch of genomic DNA from Halobellus sp. MBLA0158. It encodes these proteins:
- a CDS encoding PAS domain S-box protein gives rise to the protein MDREIRVLFVGGDGRGSTAASLATADDRFAVVTESRSGDALDRLAGDGPIDCVVSAQVLPETDGLAFLERVRDAHPDLPVVLLAADGSESLASDAIAAGVTDYVPRGDGAIDRLADRIPEAVARYRETRRASTRERLIDAADAGTFRAAPDGRILDADDELAGLSGADSAADLVGRSIGDLCPETVICDRLDDDETAFSEEAVPFRTLDGDERWAALTVCRTETPEGVRIEGLVRDVTARRERDRDLRLFREAIEASGHSVYFTDRDGTITYVNPAFEATTGYAASEAIGQTPRILKSEVHDRDFYERLWDTILSGDVWRNEIVNKTKSGRQYVVDQTIAPVEGDSGKIERFVAVNADITQQKAREEQLDRSRERLRALFEHSPDAVLVHTLDGSIVDVNRQAVESLGYGRQELLSMNVTEIEAHHDPETLRKTWERVAAGERVEATARHRRADGSTFPTEVWLTKIELDEEPRIVAFSRDVTERHEYEEELQRQIDRLEQFATVVSHDLRNPLNVATGRLDLLREEVESDHLDVAVDALDRMEELIEDLLVLAREGGQATDADAIDLAGLAGDCWRTVSTAEATLDIRTDERIRADRPRLQQLLENLIRNAIEHGGSDITLTVGDLPGGFYVEDDGPGIPPDEREHVFETGYSTAEEGTGLGLNIVRQVAEAHGWDVTITESGAGGARFEITGVETFEKTAESDPV
- a CDS encoding UPF0058 family protein, which codes for MHKDELLELHEQMVIIKDNFAGREDVDEEIFAEYEELEVDPSHVHKSKSEHKHAVFVLGNALATAMSDDEFSNAGRVGKRMKELAKDAESKI
- a CDS encoding universal stress protein, with translation MYDRILVPTDGSVATAGAVDHAIELATQYDATLYALYVVDTGAYASLEMGSEIVAEALGEEGQEAVDAVAERAAEAGVDAETAVANGIAHREIIDHASDHGVDLIVMGTHGRTGVGRFLLGSVAEKVVRSSDVPVMTVRAPEDAETETEAEPDAETDGGTPAPDRTAR
- a CDS encoding lamin tail domain-containing protein, producing MRSATALVFVVVLAAGCLGTAPAPDSTATDAGASSVSGDAVHVTVVEVVDGDTVDVAYPNGTRDTVRLLGVDTPETHGENTPGEFEGVPETADGRECLARAGERASAYARDRLAGETVALRFDERADRRGYYGRLLAYVVVDGESFNHALLREGHARVYDSTFTERERYEATEADARAAHRGLWACADPDALATTTAPATATATPLADGGSGPLEVVEVHADAAGNDHENLDDEYVTFRNAGEAALDLSGWTVADAAGHTYTVPDGTVLDPGAELTLRTGSGTDTETTLYWGADGAVWNNGGDEVVVRDDDGSVVLRYAY
- a CDS encoding transcription initiation factor IIB; its protein translation is MERSRRQRQREQESEQTSDEQLVCPECESSNIVTDADQGELVCDDCGLVLDEQQIDRGPEWRAFNHSERQSKSRVGAPITETMHDRGLTTTIDWKDKDAYGRSLSSEKRSQMHRLRKWQERIRTKDAGERNLQFALSEIDRMASALGVPRSVREVASVIYRRALNEDLIRGRSIEGVATSALYAACRQEGIPRSLDEVAEVSRVPQKEIGRTYRYISQELGLELKPVDPKQFVPRFASALGLSEEVQSKATEIIDVSADQGLLSGKSPTGFAAAAIYAASLLCNEKKTQREVADVAQVTEVTIRNRYQEQIEAMGFR
- a CDS encoding rhomboid family intramembrane serine protease, translating into MDVPPVDLLFRVAVVVAIALSLFGLLRLERGSDLGAPLRKRFVLGLPWGTLVSATAVLGVYLFAQSGFQYWYSPVTIPFRAWSYFYPLGLLTAAFSHNGPAHLIGNLVGTLTLAPLAEYAWGHFPRERGSQSFSSLRTNPFVRAFLVFPLAVLVVGLLTSVFAIGPIIGFSGVVFAFAGAALVAYPIGTVVALAAGGALRLLYNALRTPVLTASGRPAYVSPWWADIAIQGHALGLLLGVLVGLAVVRTRPASERPSARRLWLGTVLFAIEQSMWAVYWYRGGETYVLYRAVGVALVALLALVVASAVVARDDPLFAWDLGVDSGTVERWHVALGVLLLVTAALAGPSVPANLFTAGEGELPGEEISVQDYEVTYAEDVRNGLVSAVDVEAFGETTAVNTSGVIVRSERRGIWTTAVPKGRLAFTGQTAVRVGGVGWRETVYAQRDGWNVLGNGTAYRVALGDRESGRIVYTSDPVRAGPTLAGRNVTVVPETDQYYILVSGGNNTLSAGMPAENESVTVNGLTFRRNRSDVYVSYGQTRLRLLAKETYE
- a CDS encoding flippase activity-associated protein Agl23 codes for the protein MSPEADAGNAAGSDGTPAPSGARLSVAGVGFRRDRVLAAVLAIAAVGLCFRLVALGARPFHWDEARVGYWTLRYLDTGAFQYRPVAGGPLLYHLGRASFALLGASEFTARLPVAVVGAGLPLAALLFRDRLNDAETVALALVLAFQPLVLYYGRFLRGDVLLAVFGLVAVGFAIRAWDRGSRRDAYAAALAIPLAASASGFVAGYLLCGLGAWLLVVDQRSVAADGGRSARATLAAVRGRLTGTVTSAARAALLSVGTAVFLFAPRAGPGVERGLYAPADFPYAIYEGTVGALWRFVGVRLVNRAPDGTHAFLPFVRDAAALLVAVALPVLVAGVAVTFLARYASPSRRRPLIEGAGYWGLLALFVFPTLAEVSAPWTLVHVVVPLSLPASVGFVALARRGIDAVPRSLGGAAAVDVGTAVAVALAFLAVGAQVGAVTAGGVYGPADRSNRLAQFAQPSDDLEPIEAAARAAADENRSTAEVVYVGESFHLLDDAMLRPPVGDAWGARLPLPWYVAVAGADATSAPSVSAFAERYGNGSAPPIVVADPAARAALADRLGDGYEATVYRLGLWNREVVVFTRRAAVRDRRLRGAGTTEPILPRPSGG
- a CDS encoding NAD-binding protein; this translates as MASLPSLPGVELSRRNRLIAYYLLGLVALVVVFTGVYNLALLRLEGVEQSVFASFEFVVQTMTTTGYGQDSGLWSHPLMFLLVAGMQLSGIGIGFFTLRLVIIPLFNDAEVDLDDRLTRKRDHVIICEYRRDSAVLLDELSELGVDYVLISSDEERARDLSDAGYSVIHGSPQDNAAFERASIGAASAVITDAGEANVGTILTVTSLRSDVDIIALTDDSDMRDVLVDAGADTVLSPHGVLGHRLAEKAVSSLGTDLSDTVDLGGDLEISEVPVGHGSRLIGTRLRNSGIREETGATVLAAWIDGELQLPPDPDAVIRPNTVLLVSGGHEELTALSEFTRPVRSFGRHERILVAGFGEVGQAARSRVREAGIETVTIDREAGAGVDVVGDATAKATLREAGIESADAIIVGLPDDAAALLTTVVARSLNPDVEILVRMTDTDAIRKALNGGADYVLSVPRVSARMVARELGGEDVLAPASQIRLVRVSAAPFAGQTLAGSGIYERTGCRVVAVEDESGLSSTVDPNRTFSGEERLVIVGSDESIRQFHGRFDVPTTES
- a CDS encoding METTL5 family protein — protein: MATKSALETQLAVVAGFEDPRADLEQYPTPPELAAHVVHIADLNGDVEDRPVIDLGTGTGMLALGAALRGPSRVVGVDIDRAALETAVENRLRVGTTTPIDWVHADATRAPLRPGGPTTVLMNPPFGAQNGNEHADRAFLETAADLAEVSYSVHNAGSESFVEAFAADRGGTVTHAFRATLDVDRQFDFHDSESKAIETEVYRIEWADEGR